A genome region from Bufo gargarizans isolate SCDJY-AF-19 chromosome 2, ASM1485885v1, whole genome shotgun sequence includes the following:
- the LOC122925997 gene encoding zinc finger BED domain-containing protein 5-like: MSQQEKTTESSLRVAWILGRHKKPFSDAEIVKECMVEVVEAMFEGKQKEEFQGKIKQIPLSDSTAARRTEIFSEDLLSQLEVKMKKADCISLAVDESCDATDNAQLMVFARFYDDTQKDFCEDLLGMTALHAHRRGEDLYGAITEMLKKRDINLNSVISVVTDGAPAMVGKEKGLVPRLKVLNPSLISYHCIIHQSILCANLGEKYANVMKLINFLRASSALQHRLLKEFLTEVNAAFSDLLVHNNVRWLNITSHLNVLNIKLQGKNLTIFDLVEAVRAFQKKLEVFQSDLKENLLHFPKLDEYSQQENTKESVFSNHGDFMQGLIDNFKSRFQDFTIGQEVLLCIKNPYLVKNIGRFATEAHHAFTWANSATLQMELIDLQEDAVLKVQLNDCDPVFFWTKLVIPAKYPLIQKIAIHVLTMFGSTYTCESAFSTMNLVKNRYRTQITDEHLHQCVRMAVTPFVPNFKGLVKEKKCQFSH; encoded by the exons ATGTCCCAGCAGGAAAAAACAACTGAATCATCACTGAGGGTTGCTTGGATTTTAGGAAGACACAAAAAACCATTTTCAGATGCAGAGATTGTTAAAGAATGTATGGTTGAAGTTGTAGAGGCCATGTTTGAAGGTAAACAGAAAGAAGAATTTCAAGGAAAAATCAAACAAATTCCCTTGTCTGATTCCACGGCAGCACGCCGAACTGAAATATTTTCAGAAGATCTGCTCTCCCAGCTTGAGGTGAAAATGAAAAAGGCAGATTGCATTTCATTAGCTgtggatgaatcatgtgatgcaaCTGATAATGCCCAGCTCATGGTATTTGCTAGATTTTATGACGACACACAAAAAGATTTTTGTGAAGATCTACTTGGCATGACTGCCCTCCATGCTCATAGAAGAGGTGAAGATCTTTATGGAGCAATTACAGAAATGCTGAAGAAAAGGGACATTAACTTGAATTCAGTTATTTCAGTTGTAACGGATGGAGCTCCTGCTATGGTAGGAAAAGAGAAAGGGTTGGTGCCACGCTTGAAAGTGCTCAATCCTAGTTTGATTTCTTACCATTGTATAATACACCAGTCTATCTTGTGTGCTAACCTTGGAGAAAAATATGCAAATGTTATGAAGCTGATAAATTTTCTCCGGGCCTCTTCAGCACTTCAACATCGTCTGCTGAAAGAATTTTTAACTGAAGTCAATGCTGCCTTCAGTGACCTACTTGTCCACAACAATGTAAGGTGGCTTA ATATTACAAGTCATTTAAATGTTTTAAATATAAAACTACAAGGCAAAAATCTAACTATTTTTGACCTTGTGGAAGCAGTGAGGGCTTTTCAGAAGAAATTAGAGGTTTTTCAAAGTGATCTAAAAGAGAACTTGCTTCATTTTCCAAAGCTTGATGAATATAGCCAACAAGAAAATACCAAAGAAAGTGTATTCTCCAACCATGGGGACTTCATGCAAGGCCTAATTGACAATTTTAAAAGTCGCTTCCAAGACTTCACAATTGGCCAAGAAGTTTTGCTATGTATTAAAAATCCATATCTGGTAAAAAACATTGGGCGTTTTGCTACTGAGGCCCATCATGCTTTTACCTGGGCAAATTCTGCTACCCTACAGATGGAGCTAATTGATCTGCAAGAAGATGCTGTTTTAAAAGTTCAGTTGAATGATTGTGACCCCGTTTTCTTCTGGACAAAACTGGTTATTCCAGCTAAATATCCACTTATCCAAAAAATAGCAATCCATGTCCTTACTATGTTTGGTTCTACATACACTTGTGAATCTGCATTCTCCACTATGAATCTGGTGAAGAACAGATACCGCACTCAGATCACAGATGAGCATTTGCACCAGTGTGTTCGAATGGCAGTCACCCCCTTTGTACCGAATTTCAAAGGGCTGGTGAAAGAGAAAAAATGCCAATTTTCACACTAA